In one Nostoc sp. KVJ3 genomic region, the following are encoded:
- a CDS encoding FAD-dependent oxidoreductase, protein MAKPAILTVDDDPEVLQAVSRDLRHQYGDRFRIVRADSGITALEAVQQLKLRNEAVALFLVDQRMPQMGGVEFLEQAKSIFPDAKRALLTAYADTDAAIKSINSARIDYYLLKPWNPPEERLYPVLDDLLDDWLAGFYPPFTGIRVIGNRWSPFSHQVKDFLARNQIPYKWLDIELEPDAAKLVEYAQTDGRQQLPLVLFPDGSQLIQPSNLEIAAQIGLQTQAERPFYDLAIVGAGPAGLAAAVYGASEGLSTVLIEREAPGGQAGTSSRIENYLGFPVGLSGNDLARRGVTQARRFGVEILTPQIVTGVRLQDPYRVLQLADGSEISCHALLVATGVSYRWLNVPGAEKLTGAGIYYGAAMTEAIACSNEEVYLVGGANSAGQAAMHFSKYAKKVIMLVRGESLSLTMSQYLIDQIAATANIKVCTGCNVVEVKGDEHLEAIAIAHTKTGQTEIVPARSLFIFIGAIPKTDWLDGVIQRDAQGFIITGPDLINNRKSPPGWHLERSPFLLETNVPGIFAAGDVRAGSIKRVASGVGEGSIAIQFVHRYLSNV, encoded by the coding sequence ATGGCAAAACCTGCAATTTTAACCGTTGATGACGATCCAGAAGTGTTGCAAGCGGTGTCACGAGACTTGCGGCATCAGTATGGCGATCGCTTCCGCATTGTCCGGGCAGATTCCGGTATTACCGCTCTGGAGGCGGTGCAGCAACTCAAATTGCGGAATGAAGCAGTTGCTCTATTTTTGGTCGATCAAAGAATGCCACAGATGGGAGGTGTGGAGTTTCTAGAACAGGCAAAAAGCATTTTTCCTGATGCGAAACGTGCTTTGCTGACGGCATATGCAGATACAGATGCCGCTATTAAGTCAATCAATAGTGCCAGAATTGATTACTACTTACTTAAGCCCTGGAATCCACCGGAGGAGCGACTATATCCGGTTTTGGATGATTTGTTAGATGATTGGCTAGCGGGATTTTACCCCCCCTTTACAGGGATTCGAGTCATTGGTAATCGCTGGTCGCCTTTTTCCCATCAGGTAAAAGACTTCCTGGCGCGTAACCAGATTCCTTACAAGTGGTTGGATATTGAACTGGAACCGGATGCAGCAAAATTAGTAGAATATGCACAAACTGATGGCAGACAACAATTGCCCTTGGTGCTGTTTCCCGATGGTTCCCAATTAATCCAACCATCTAATTTAGAGATTGCTGCCCAAATTGGACTGCAAACCCAGGCAGAGCGACCATTTTATGACTTGGCGATCGTTGGGGCTGGCCCTGCTGGACTAGCCGCTGCTGTTTATGGCGCTTCTGAGGGATTGAGTACAGTCTTAATTGAGCGAGAAGCACCAGGTGGTCAAGCCGGAACGAGTTCGCGCATTGAAAACTATCTGGGGTTTCCTGTTGGCTTGAGCGGCAACGACTTGGCTAGGCGGGGAGTGACTCAGGCGCGGCGATTTGGGGTAGAAATTCTCACTCCTCAAATAGTCACCGGAGTTAGGCTGCAAGATCCTTATCGGGTTCTGCAATTGGCCGATGGTAGCGAGATTAGTTGCCATGCACTTTTAGTTGCAACTGGCGTTTCCTACCGTTGGCTAAATGTCCCAGGAGCCGAAAAGTTGACAGGAGCCGGAATTTATTACGGTGCTGCCATGACCGAGGCGATTGCCTGTAGTAATGAAGAGGTTTACCTAGTAGGTGGGGCAAATTCTGCCGGACAAGCAGCAATGCATTTTTCTAAGTATGCCAAAAAAGTGATTATGTTGGTGCGGGGTGAGTCTCTTTCATTGACTATGTCCCAATATTTAATTGACCAGATTGCGGCCACTGCAAATATTAAAGTTTGCACAGGTTGCAACGTTGTGGAAGTAAAGGGAGATGAACATTTAGAAGCAATTGCGATCGCTCATACCAAGACTGGACAAACCGAAATCGTGCCAGCGCGATCGCTTTTTATCTTCATCGGTGCTATCCCCAAAACTGATTGGCTTGATGGTGTTATTCAACGCGATGCTCAGGGGTTTATCATCACAGGCCCCGACTTAATAAATAATCGTAAATCTCCACCAGGTTGGCATTTAGAACGCTCTCCTTTCTTACTAGAAACCAATGTTCCTGGCATCTTTGCAGCCGGAGATGTGCGAGCCGGGTCAATTAAGCGGGTAGCATCCGGTGTGGGTGAAGGTTCGATCGCGATTCAATTTGTTCACCGCTATTTGAGCAATGTTTAG
- a CDS encoding single-stranded DNA-binding protein, with amino-acid sequence MNSCVLMAEIINEPQLRYTADNLGVTEMLVQFPNSLKPEDPPATLKVVGWGNLATEIQQNYHQGDRVILVGRLGMNTVPMEGFKEKRAELTVQQIQPVGGSFNTDPLPSANITPSFTETAPRQTSSASRPPQKDVPTYESARPAPTPAPSYEPVPQPTNYERTTYPAVKEQEPDPDDIPF; translated from the coding sequence ATGAATAGTTGCGTTTTAATGGCGGAAATTATCAACGAGCCGCAACTCCGCTACACAGCCGATAATTTGGGAGTTACGGAGATGCTGGTGCAGTTTCCCAATTCCTTGAAACCAGAAGATCCGCCAGCCACCCTAAAAGTTGTCGGCTGGGGGAATTTAGCGACAGAAATTCAGCAAAACTACCACCAAGGCGATCGCGTCATCCTAGTAGGGCGTTTAGGCATGAATACTGTTCCGATGGAAGGTTTTAAAGAAAAACGCGCTGAATTGACGGTGCAACAAATTCAACCTGTTGGAGGTAGTTTTAATACCGATCCATTGCCTTCAGCAAACATAACTCCATCATTCACTGAAACTGCTCCCCGACAAACATCTTCAGCATCTCGTCCTCCACAGAAAGATGTTCCCACTTACGAGTCAGCACGTCCAGCACCTACCCCAGCGCCAAGTTACGAACCCGTACCCCAACCCACAAATTACGAGCGAACCACTTATCCAGCAGTGAAAGAGCAAGAACCAGATCCAGATGATATCCCCTTCTAA
- a CDS encoding SDR family NAD(P)-dependent oxidoreductase: protein MKNQNWNAKNIPSQKGRVAIVTGSSSGIGYETARVLANKQASVIIAVRNLDKGNKALAKILQQNQDADVKVMQLDLANLASVKNFAENFQKNYLHLDLLINNAGVMIPPYSKTTDGFELQFGTNHLGHFALTGQLLQLLIGTEGSRIVNLSSGAHIMGKIDFDDLNWEKRSYDKWKAYGDSKLANLYFTYELDRKLKDNGINILVTASHPGWTATELQRTWGIMEYLSSIFAQDITMGALPTLRAAIEADLKGAEHFGPNGFMTMRGYPIKAETNELSKDKAIAKKLWVVSEKLTDVKFEFKKKISSSSG, encoded by the coding sequence ATGAAAAATCAAAATTGGAACGCAAAAAATATTCCGAGTCAAAAAGGAAGAGTAGCAATTGTAACGGGTTCGAGTAGCGGCATCGGTTATGAAACAGCGCGGGTTTTAGCTAATAAACAAGCGTCTGTAATCATTGCGGTTCGCAATTTGGACAAAGGAAACAAGGCATTGGCAAAAATTCTTCAACAGAATCAAGATGCTGATGTAAAGGTGATGCAACTTGATTTGGCAAATTTAGCATCAGTTAAAAATTTCGCTGAAAACTTTCAGAAAAATTATTTGCATCTGGATTTATTGATTAATAATGCGGGTGTGATGATTCCGCCGTATTCAAAAACGACAGACGGTTTTGAATTGCAGTTCGGCACTAATCATCTCGGACATTTTGCTTTGACGGGACAGCTTTTGCAACTTTTGATCGGCACGGAAGGCTCACGAATTGTCAATCTTTCCAGCGGCGCACATATTATGGGCAAGATAGATTTCGATGATTTGAATTGGGAAAAGAGAAGTTATGACAAATGGAAAGCCTACGGCGACAGCAAACTTGCCAACCTTTACTTTACCTACGAACTCGACCGAAAACTAAAAGATAATGGTATCAACATACTTGTAACCGCCTCGCATCCAGGCTGGACGGCAACCGAATTGCAGAGAACTTGGGGCATTATGGAATATCTCAGCAGCATCTTTGCTCAAGATATCACGATGGGCGCATTACCAACCTTGCGGGCGGCAATCGAAGCAGACTTGAAAGGCGCGGAACATTTCGGCCCCAATGGGTTTATGACGATGCGCGGCTATCCAATAAAAGCCGAAACGAACGAATTATCCAAAGACAAAGCGATCGCTAAAAAACTATGGGTTGTATCGGAAAAACTAACCGATGTGAAATTTGAATTTAAGAAAAAGATTTCCTCATCTTCGGGTTGA
- a CDS encoding cytochrome P450 — translation MTAVLQFLPTDSQFLLSPFSWLAKMRREAPVFYDREHQCWMVFRYDDVARVLSEWKTFSSKVPQPPEQKDFTQSLVSTDPPKHKSLRSIVQKVFTENRVEALAPRITELTHELLEQMKQHKQVDLVHAFAIPLPIIVIAEILGIPFQDREDFKRWSDGIIARDQTDIKDMADYFRQLLNERQKHPKKDLISDLITAYEGGEKLTAQELVDFCMILLVAGNETTTNLITNSIWCLHEYPDENQRLRNDLSILPTAIEEVLRYRSPITYLQRYTQVETQIGDQIIPQGQLVRLWISSANRDELKFENGDRLIIDREPNKHLAFGNGIHFCLGAPLARLEAKIALKALLEEFPNLSVDSKLPLKPIPTLLVHGLESLSVLL, via the coding sequence ATGACTGCCGTTTTACAATTCTTACCGACCGATTCACAATTCCTACTCAGTCCTTTTTCTTGGTTGGCTAAAATGCGTCGAGAAGCGCCTGTTTTCTACGACAGAGAGCATCAATGTTGGATGGTGTTTCGCTATGACGACGTGGCACGGGTATTAAGCGAATGGAAAACCTTTTCATCTAAAGTTCCGCAACCCCCCGAACAAAAAGATTTCACTCAGTCTTTGGTCTCCACCGATCCGCCTAAACATAAATCACTGCGCTCAATAGTACAGAAGGTATTTACTGAAAATCGAGTTGAAGCATTGGCTCCTCGGATTACCGAACTTACTCACGAGTTGTTGGAGCAAATGAAGCAACACAAACAGGTCGATTTAGTACACGCTTTCGCAATTCCGCTGCCGATAATCGTGATTGCAGAAATTCTCGGTATACCCTTTCAAGATCGGGAAGATTTCAAACGCTGGTCAGACGGGATCATAGCTAGAGATCAAACTGATATTAAAGATATGGCTGACTATTTCCGCCAATTACTGAATGAGCGGCAAAAGCATCCAAAGAAAGACTTAATTAGTGATTTAATTACGGCTTATGAAGGGGGAGAAAAGTTGACCGCACAGGAACTCGTTGATTTTTGCATGATCCTCTTGGTAGCTGGTAATGAAACTACAACTAATTTAATTACAAATAGCATTTGGTGTCTGCATGAGTATCCCGATGAAAACCAACGATTACGGAATGACTTGTCTATATTACCGACTGCAATTGAAGAAGTACTGCGTTATCGCTCCCCGATTACTTACTTACAACGATACACCCAAGTAGAAACCCAAATTGGAGACCAGATAATTCCTCAAGGGCAACTTGTGCGGCTATGGATAAGTTCTGCCAATCGAGATGAACTTAAGTTTGAGAATGGCGATCGCTTGATCATTGATCGAGAACCTAATAAACATCTTGCCTTTGGTAATGGAATTCATTTCTGTTTGGGCGCACCTTTAGCTCGACTAGAAGCCAAGATTGCGCTGAAAGCTTTGCTGGAAGAATTTCCTAACCTTAGCGTTGACTCAAAATTGCCTCTTAAACCAATTCCAACACTGTTGGTACATGGACTGGAAAGCTTGAGTGTTCTGTTATAG
- a CDS encoding TetR/AcrR family transcriptional regulator gives MTATKKTKSTSVTRNALLEAAGRVMVAHGSKALTLEAVAREAGVSKGGLLYHFPNKEALIAGMLQQLIDQKAVSLSHELEQDDAPNTPGHWLRAYIRSHGKFDGHSSAIQFSLLAAVAENPELLKPAQENFADWQRQIEASGLDPAIATVIYLAINGLSFVHLFGLGVPEESLQKQVIETLLKLARE, from the coding sequence ATGACTGCTACCAAAAAAACAAAATCTACATCTGTCACCCGTAATGCATTGCTAGAAGCAGCAGGGCGAGTGATGGTAGCACATGGTTCAAAGGCATTGACATTGGAGGCAGTTGCCCGCGAAGCAGGTGTCAGTAAAGGTGGATTACTTTACCATTTTCCCAACAAAGAAGCCTTGATTGCTGGGATGTTGCAACAGCTAATTGATCAAAAGGCAGTATCACTCTCGCATGAATTGGAGCAAGATGATGCACCGAATACACCAGGACATTGGCTCAGAGCCTATATCCGATCGCATGGAAAGTTTGATGGTCACTCTAGTGCAATTCAATTTAGTTTGCTAGCAGCAGTTGCTGAAAATCCAGAATTACTTAAGCCAGCTCAAGAAAACTTTGCTGATTGGCAACGGCAAATTGAAGCAAGTGGACTCGATCCAGCGATCGCAACTGTAATTTATCTAGCGATCAATGGTCTATCCTTTGTCCACCTCTTTGGTCTTGGAGTCCCGGAGGAGTCTTTGCAAAAGCAGGTAATTGAAACTCTGCTGAAACTGGCGCGAGAGTAA
- a CDS encoding ABC transporter ATP-binding protein translates to MRETVLEVRNLQVEFPGDGNINRALDGISFGLHRGETLGIVGESGSGKSVTALAVMGLLQTPGIVTGGEIWFRPQENGKAIDLVKLPPEQMQLHRGGDIAMIFQEPMSSLNPVYNIGFQLIEAIMRHQNVSAAQARQIAIAGLQEVKLLPSDEEIQQQYTETSSKPEPSKLARLLKEHKEAMLERYPHELSGGQLQRVMIAMAISCNPLILIADEPTTALDVTVQATILELLRELQQSRDMAMIFITHDLGLISEIADEVAVMYKGKVVESGTSRQIFSTPQHPYTKGLIACRPTLNRRPQKLLTVSDYMSAEETATGLVVIQPKEPAQPTEVTTEEIAARLANFDKKEPLLQIRNLKVGFPVRGVFGGTKRYNMAVNGVSFDVKPGETLGLVGESGCGKTTLGRTLLRLIEPMSGQIIFEKQDITSLKGERLQKLRREMQIVFQNPFSSLDPRMKIGDAVMEPLLIHTVGKTKQQRRQRVAELLERVGLNADAINFYPHQFSGGQRQRICIARSLALNPKFIICDESVSALDVSVQAQVLNLLKELQSDFQLTYIFISHDLSVVKFMSDRILVMNRGQIVEEGTAESIYLEPKEEYTQKLIAAIPTGSAERVRSRHLRAL, encoded by the coding sequence ATGAGAGAAACTGTCCTAGAGGTTCGCAATCTCCAAGTTGAATTTCCCGGTGATGGAAACATTAACAGAGCTTTGGATGGTATTTCCTTTGGGCTGCATCGAGGTGAAACTCTAGGAATAGTAGGAGAATCGGGGAGTGGTAAATCGGTGACAGCCTTAGCTGTGATGGGTTTGTTGCAAACTCCCGGTATAGTTACTGGCGGTGAAATCTGGTTTCGTCCGCAGGAGAATGGCAAAGCAATCGATTTGGTTAAATTGCCTCCTGAACAAATGCAGTTACACCGGGGTGGCGACATCGCCATGATTTTTCAAGAACCGATGAGTTCGCTGAATCCAGTCTATAACATTGGATTTCAGCTAATAGAAGCAATTATGCGGCATCAAAATGTGTCAGCAGCCCAAGCACGACAAATTGCGATCGCAGGTTTGCAAGAAGTTAAACTTTTACCTAGTGATGAGGAGATCCAGCAGCAGTATACCGAAACTTCATCAAAACCAGAACCATCAAAATTAGCACGGTTGCTTAAAGAACACAAAGAAGCCATGCTGGAACGCTACCCTCATGAACTTTCTGGGGGTCAGTTGCAACGGGTGATGATTGCAATGGCAATTTCTTGCAACCCATTAATCTTAATTGCCGATGAACCAACCACAGCTTTAGATGTGACGGTGCAAGCGACTATTTTGGAGTTATTGCGAGAATTGCAACAAAGTCGTGACATGGCAATGATTTTCATCACCCACGATTTGGGGTTAATTTCGGAAATTGCTGACGAAGTAGCGGTGATGTATAAAGGCAAAGTTGTCGAATCTGGTACTTCTCGGCAAATTTTCAGCACTCCCCAGCATCCATATACTAAAGGTTTGATAGCTTGTCGCCCCACACTCAACCGCCGTCCCCAAAAATTACTCACCGTTTCTGACTACATGAGTGCAGAAGAGACAGCAACGGGACTAGTAGTAATTCAGCCGAAAGAACCCGCACAACCTACAGAAGTCACCACAGAAGAGATTGCTGCAAGATTGGCAAACTTCGATAAAAAGGAACCCCTGCTGCAAATCCGCAACCTGAAAGTTGGTTTTCCGGTGCGCGGGGTATTTGGTGGGACAAAACGCTACAATATGGCAGTGAATGGCGTTTCTTTTGATGTCAAACCAGGGGAAACACTAGGTTTGGTGGGAGAATCTGGTTGCGGGAAAACCACCCTTGGTAGAACCTTGCTGCGCTTGATTGAACCGATGAGTGGTCAGATTATCTTTGAAAAACAAGATATTACTAGCCTCAAGGGAGAACGGTTGCAAAAACTGCGGCGGGAAATGCAAATAGTTTTTCAAAATCCTTTTAGTTCCCTTGACCCACGGATGAAGATTGGGGACGCGGTGATGGAACCGTTGTTAATTCACACCGTTGGTAAGACTAAGCAACAACGAAGGCAGCGAGTAGCCGAACTTTTAGAACGGGTGGGGTTGAATGCAGATGCGATTAACTTCTATCCGCATCAGTTTTCTGGTGGTCAACGCCAACGGATTTGTATAGCTCGTTCTTTGGCATTGAATCCTAAGTTTATCATCTGCGATGAATCAGTTTCGGCGCTGGATGTTTCAGTACAGGCGCAGGTATTAAATCTCCTTAAAGAATTACAGTCAGATTTTCAGCTTACTTATATCTTTATTTCTCACGATTTAAGTGTGGTTAAATTTATGAGCGATCGCATTTTAGTCATGAATCGCGGTCAAATTGTTGAAGAAGGCACAGCCGAAAGCATTTACTTGGAACCTAAAGAGGAATACACGCAAAAATTAATTGCTGCAATTCCTACTGGTAGTGCTGAACGGGTGCGAAGTCGTCATCTGAGGGCTTTATAG
- the ureG gene encoding urease accessory protein UreG: MNAFRVGVAGPVGSGKTALVDALCKGLREHYQIAVVTNDIYTQEDAQFLVRSQALDSDRILGVETGGCPHTAIREDASMNLAAIEQLEERFIDLNLVFLESGGDNLAATFSPELVDLTIYVIDVAAGDKIPRKGGPGITKSDLLVINKIDLAPYVGADLSVMERDAKKMRGDKPFIFTNLKTQSGLPDVINFVCTNIC; the protein is encoded by the coding sequence ATGAATGCATTTAGAGTGGGAGTTGCTGGCCCGGTGGGTTCGGGGAAGACGGCTTTGGTGGATGCTTTATGTAAGGGATTACGCGAGCATTATCAGATTGCGGTAGTGACGAATGATATTTATACTCAAGAGGATGCTCAGTTTTTAGTACGTTCTCAGGCATTGGATAGCGATCGCATTTTGGGTGTAGAGACTGGTGGTTGTCCTCATACTGCTATCCGCGAAGATGCTTCGATGAATTTGGCGGCAATTGAACAATTAGAAGAACGTTTTATCGATTTGAATTTAGTGTTTTTAGAAAGTGGTGGCGATAATTTGGCTGCTACTTTTAGTCCCGAATTGGTGGATTTAACAATTTACGTCATTGATGTTGCCGCTGGTGATAAAATTCCTCGCAAAGGTGGCCCCGGTATTACCAAGTCTGATTTGTTGGTAATTAACAAAATTGATTTAGCACCTTATGTCGGTGCAGATTTAAGCGTGATGGAACGAGATGCTAAAAAAATGCGTGGGGATAAACCTTTTATTTTTACTAATTTGAAAACTCAGTCTGGACTTCCAGATGTAATTAACTTTGTTTGCACAAATATCTGTTAA
- a CDS encoding urease accessory protein UreF, with the protein MDNTIILTDSHLLSILQLASPALPVGAYSYSEGLEMLVENGTIASHTNLKDWLKAELLYGAIRLEAAVMVRSQQSAKMNDVESLCRWNLWLSAARETEELRASSWQMGRSLIQLLGKLEPQTIPIADAVGNPCNYAIAFGIAVAHWQISIKAALLGYLHSWASNLITAGVKLIPLGQTAGQRLLLDLQPLFSTAALQILALEDDELACCSWGLSLASMQHETQYTRLFRS; encoded by the coding sequence ATGGACAACACCATCATACTCACTGATAGCCATCTTTTGAGTATTTTGCAGTTAGCTAGCCCTGCTTTGCCTGTGGGAGCATATAGCTATTCTGAAGGCTTGGAAATGCTGGTGGAAAATGGTACGATCGCTAGCCACACAAATCTCAAAGATTGGTTAAAAGCAGAGTTGCTGTATGGGGCAATTCGCTTAGAAGCGGCGGTGATGGTACGATCGCAGCAATCGGCAAAAATGAATGATGTAGAGTCGCTATGCCGTTGGAATCTCTGGTTATCCGCTGCAAGGGAAACAGAAGAATTACGCGCCTCTAGTTGGCAGATGGGGCGATCGCTGATCCAATTACTTGGTAAACTAGAACCGCAAACTATACCTATTGCCGATGCTGTCGGTAATCCTTGCAATTATGCGATCGCTTTTGGTATTGCCGTTGCCCATTGGCAAATTAGCATCAAAGCCGCATTACTCGGATATCTGCATAGTTGGGCAAGTAATTTGATTACTGCTGGCGTGAAACTTATTCCCCTTGGACAAACCGCAGGACAGAGGTTATTGCTAGATTTGCAACCATTATTTAGCACTGCGGCGTTACAAATTCTCGCGTTGGAAGATGATGAACTCGCCTGTTGTAGTTGGGGTTTGTCGCTGGCGAGTATGCAGCATGAAACACAGTATACAAGGTTGTTTAGGAGTTAG
- the ureE gene encoding urease accessory protein UreE → MLTFTQLKPPNHNAVVTLTLALTAEERTRSRHRFETEDGKVVFLHLPRGTVLHDGDIIQEETHSSLIRITAKPEIVLTAFAQTPLLLLRAAYHLGNRHVPVEITPTYLRLSSDSVLRTMLEQLGLEVKEEILPFQPELGAYGQHHHTH, encoded by the coding sequence ATGCTGACATTTACCCAACTTAAACCACCTAATCACAATGCTGTAGTCACCTTAACTCTGGCGCTGACAGCAGAAGAACGTACCCGTAGTCGTCATCGCTTTGAAACGGAAGACGGTAAAGTTGTGTTTTTACATTTACCCAGAGGAACTGTTTTACACGATGGCGATATTATTCAAGAAGAAACCCATAGCAGTTTAATCAGAATTACTGCTAAACCAGAAATAGTGCTGACGGCCTTTGCCCAAACACCACTTTTATTACTACGGGCAGCATACCATTTAGGAAATCGTCATGTACCTGTAGAAATTACTCCAACTTATTTACGCCTGTCGTCAGATTCAGTTTTACGCACGATGTTGGAACAACTGGGGTTAGAAGTTAAAGAGGAAATTTTACCGTTTCAGCCAGAATTAGGAGCTTATGGACAACACCATCATACTCACTGA
- a CDS encoding DNA cytosine methyltransferase: protein MQETQLSFFSNEDDREPPKKQKKPKLGRYERIQRELEKNDPDPYKVYIDVDSVSISSSQYTFIDLFCGAGGITQGLVQAGFKPLASVEINPIASATHQRNFPHSHHFCGNIEQFSSQDLIQKIGSPEIHLVVGGPPCQGFSVAGKRDPKDPRNRLFYEFVRVVSEIRPWYVVMENVPGILTIQNGNVKQAIIEAFESIGYPHISIAILESAAYGVPQIRPRVIFIANRFGMPNPYPKAQLLPKEYKPIESAISDLPAYTPIPEINHVWTKHSPEYMERIAKVPPGGSLYTKYVDAFKRQYPGKPSMTVKENHGGTHIHPYLNRVISAREMARLQTFPDSFIFEGSMKKAIWQIGNAVPPRLAECIGYALIPYLNNIAVNLSSVGAIHKLPLHLVLDKL from the coding sequence ATGCAAGAAACACAACTTTCTTTTTTTTCTAACGAAGATGATCGAGAACCTCCTAAAAAACAAAAGAAACCTAAGTTAGGACGTTATGAACGTATCCAACGAGAATTAGAGAAAAATGATCCAGATCCATATAAGGTATATATTGATGTTGATTCAGTATCAATATCATCATCTCAATACACCTTTATAGATTTATTCTGCGGAGCCGGAGGAATAACCCAAGGTCTAGTTCAAGCTGGATTTAAACCATTAGCTAGTGTTGAAATCAATCCAATTGCTTCTGCAACTCATCAAAGAAATTTTCCACATAGTCATCATTTTTGTGGTAACATCGAACAATTTTCTTCCCAAGATTTAATACAAAAAATCGGTTCACCTGAGATACATCTTGTTGTTGGTGGGCCACCATGTCAAGGCTTTTCTGTAGCAGGGAAACGCGACCCTAAAGACCCTCGAAATCGGTTATTTTATGAGTTTGTGCGAGTTGTATCAGAAATACGTCCCTGGTATGTAGTAATGGAAAATGTACCAGGAATTCTGACAATTCAAAACGGGAATGTGAAGCAAGCAATTATTGAAGCTTTTGAATCTATTGGCTATCCTCATATATCTATAGCAATTCTGGAATCTGCTGCTTATGGAGTTCCACAAATTCGCCCAAGAGTCATCTTTATTGCTAACAGATTTGGAATGCCAAACCCTTATCCCAAAGCTCAGTTATTACCCAAAGAATATAAACCTATTGAGTCAGCTATTTCTGATTTACCAGCATATACCCCAATTCCAGAGATTAACCATGTATGGACTAAGCATTCACCTGAGTATATGGAACGAATTGCTAAAGTTCCTCCTGGTGGTTCTTTATATACAAAATATGTGGATGCTTTCAAGCGTCAATATCCTGGCAAACCAAGTATGACTGTTAAAGAAAATCATGGTGGTACTCATATTCACCCATATTTAAACCGGGTTATTTCCGCTCGTGAAATGGCAAGATTGCAGACATTTCCAGATTCCTTTATTTTTGAAGGTTCTATGAAAAAGGCTATATGGCAAATTGGAAATGCTGTACCACCACGTTTAGCAGAGTGCATTGGCTACGCACTTATTCCCTATCTAAATAATATTGCAGTTAATCTCAGTTCTGTAGGGGCAATTCATAAATTGCCCCTACATTTGGTACTTGATAAACTTTAA
- a CDS encoding calcium-binding protein, producing the protein MRIIFTIAHFFKPSSDGRHASQRKDPQPRLQALTKSLTTLHELFGKSQRIINIAQRIAFPANQPQSHEIDIVICTTKDNHLLNQLSLPSHLYQHHSTNVEPMLLGFECQAVLQSFLGQYDYYCFLEDDLIIYDPWFFIKLNWFTQQTSDLNLLQPNRYEVSPYGLVHKAYIDGDLAFRVTASFQNVQEQQELKGAIMNLPITFHRALNPHAGCYFLNANQMTQWANQSYFLDRDISFIGPLESAATLGIMKTFKIYKTSPEQASFLEIQHFGTGFLGLIGGQVGLAER; encoded by the coding sequence ATGCGAATTATTTTTACCATTGCCCATTTTTTCAAACCTAGCAGCGATGGCCGTCATGCTTCCCAACGCAAAGACCCACAACCCCGATTACAGGCGTTAACTAAAAGCCTTACCACCTTACACGAATTATTTGGTAAATCTCAAAGGATCATTAATATTGCTCAACGAATAGCTTTCCCTGCTAACCAACCCCAGTCCCACGAAATAGATATTGTTATTTGCACAACTAAAGATAATCATCTTCTGAATCAGCTTTCCTTGCCATCCCATTTATATCAGCATCATTCTACTAATGTAGAACCTATGCTTTTAGGGTTTGAATGTCAAGCTGTTCTGCAAAGTTTTCTCGGTCAGTATGATTACTACTGCTTTCTAGAAGACGATCTAATTATTTATGACCCTTGGTTTTTTATAAAATTAAACTGGTTTACCCAACAAACCAGTGATTTAAATTTGCTCCAGCCAAATCGTTACGAAGTTTCCCCTTATGGTTTGGTTCATAAAGCTTATATTGATGGCGATTTGGCTTTCAGAGTAACTGCTTCCTTTCAAAATGTACAGGAGCAACAGGAACTCAAGGGTGCAATTATGAACTTACCAATTACCTTTCATCGTGCCCTCAACCCTCACGCTGGCTGCTACTTTTTGAATGCAAATCAAATGACTCAATGGGCTAATCAATCTTATTTTCTTGACAGAGATATTAGTTTTATTGGCCCTCTAGAAAGTGCTGCTACTTTGGGGATTATGAAGACATTCAAGATTTACAAAACTTCACCAGAGCAAGCAAGTTTTTTAGAGATTCAGCACTTTGGCACAGGTTTTCTGGGGCTAATTGGAGGACAGGTAGGTTTAGCAGAGAGGTAA